The sequence TAAAAGCAGGCGCTACTAGCTTCCTCTTGATGTCACACTGATGAGCTCCAACATTCAGTGAACTGATGACATGTGCATCATTATTACTGGGAAATCAAGAAGGAATTACAACATTTTATTGTAGCAGATGAGTACAAAAGCCAATCCAAAGCTGAGACTAAAGCTGTATGTCTCAGTGTCATTCATGGTGGGCTGATAAGTGACAGAGATGTCTACTGAAGAAATTTCAAGGAAGATGTCTTGGAAGTCTTGGAGCCACAAGAGCTTAAATCCATCCGTTTGCGTAAGGGCTAGTTTCAATACCGCCTCTGTAACGTCAGGAAACAGGTGTAGCATGCATGAACCTCTGAAGCAAACTACAAGCTTCATTCCTACTAGCTGTTATAATGCACTGTAATGCTTATAGGCTGAACCTGATTTTGTGAACTGCTGCTCAAGTGTCGGATAAACACTTGAGCAGCCTTTTTATGTCACCTTTTTTGAAACTGTGCGTTAGCTCCTTAACTTCACGTCTGGAGCCTGCAGACTGTAAGCCGATGGAGCTGGAGAGAGCCACTGATGCACGGTGGAGTTCCAAACCAGGGTCTATAAGTAAAATGCTAcaaataaatggtaaaatggcaagtggcctgaacttgtatagcacttgagcaagtccccagagacctcaAAGAGGTTTACACtaaaatcagtcattcacccatacacacacacagtggtaagctacattgtaccCTGGGtagacagaagtgaggctgccatacacagacGCAACCAGACCCTCTGAGCACCATCTTCATTGTGACTTGGGTGAAATGTCTTGGTCAAGGatacaacgactgagacagacagagtggggttaaactggcaacccaccggttacaggacaaactcctaccacctgagccacagccgCCCCAAATACGTGACGAAATTCTTAAAGGTCTGTCAGAATTTAGTGAGGAAAGTGGGCAGAGCtgcaaaatcagacaaaaaagttgtttttttcttgtgacATTTGGCAAATGATTTAAACACGTGTAACTTTGCGACTAAAAAGCCTCAAAGTACTTTCTTATGTGTGCCAGACTGCATGAAGAGAATATCTGGCCAAGCAATTTACTCACTGTCATACATTTTATGTGTTAATGTTACAAAATCATAATACTTAGTGTTATTTAATAATTTCTGAAAGGATTCCAGATCAAGTATTGGATGAAAGTCCAGAATCTCaacactttgtgttttttttgttgtctctATCCACCAATTATCACCATCTGGCACACTTCACTTTATTTTCAGTTCTTATTTTACAGAGGGGTACCAAAGAGCTTGATTCAACATTTGGGTCAGGGGTCTGCGGGAGCAGGTTAGAGATGCAAGCTGATTTGACTCCACAGTTGCAACCAGATAGATCCCTCGGAGATTTCACTGCAATGAAGCTTTTTGAACTCTTAACCCCTCAGCTGCCGGTCAAAAATTGATGATTTGGAAAACTCCTCTGACAGTAATGATTGGTCTGAGTACATGGCTGTGGAGCTAATAAAGCAATTATTACTtctgtggaaagaaaaaacatctacGCAAGCCAACTAGAAGACAGTAACTTGATCTCACaaagatcattttaaaaaatccaaGCTGTAATTTGAGGTAATTAATTTTGTGGGTGGAATATGaaaagttaagaaataattacTTTTAACTAAATCACCAGTTCCAAGTTTATCATCATCCCTaacaattccaataaaataaatgtaccaaAGCATGTTTTATTCTACTGTGTCTGGGAACTTTATTATTACTAATCGATGTCTTCTTGTTTCCTTAGGGTATAAATACAACATAACACATAGGCACCTTTCTGTAACCACTGACCACTAGGCTTGACAAGGACCCAAGTTTAAATTTCATACCACACAGGGAGCAGCATTGTAATCACCAAAGCTCACTGTCAggaaactgcaaaaaaacaaagacatcttGGAGTTACAGTCTtcataaaaaactatttatctACATGCCATGATGTTTTGGGAGTGGTGCGAGGGGAAATTCTTCTCTGTTCCACCATCACAAACATTAGCATGTGGAGTTGGCTAAACATTACTGTAAAATTAACGGGAAGCGTGCTTAGTCTGATGAAATAGGGTTGAGCTTCTTGGCAAGAAACACTTTACAAGTAGGTTTGCAGAAGCAAAGTTTAAAAAGATGACTGAGTGAAAAAGCACGTAATACCTACTGTTAGGTACAGTGAAGGTTTTCTCAACATGAGAACATGCTGctttaatgaaaaatgtaatttatctaCACAAAACATGCATTTAAGTGTAGAGGGAACTGTACTTGCAAAACCCGTGCTTTAATATGTATTTGtctatttgtttgtaaaaaaaacacttagcACAAGTGAACTGTAAATAGTTTCATAAATATTCCAGTCATCTAAACAGTTACCTGGTTTCAGGgctaaaaataaaagtcaacaCATTGATGAATGAAAGGTAGGAAATTAAAATATGCTACATATGTACACAAGCAAGCACTGTTAAAAGCATGATCAGAAACCTTCAGTGTTATggatttattcattattaaaaagaaatgcatttaCAAAATTGGTGCAAAAATgtgtaaacatttaaactgcTAATTACTTTTCTGTCGGTGGACAGTTATTTCTATTCGTACTTAAAACTCGTCTCAATTTTAGGTTACTTGCATTTACAGTCCACAGAACATGGAGTTTTTCTTCATTGTGTTGCCTTATGAGATAAATCAAGATGTTTTAACCAGTACAACAATGGCAACTTTCTTCCCTGCTCACCAAACTGAGCTTATTGTAATATCTGGCATGCAGGCAGTGAATTCTCAgtcaaaaatgtttcaaaattaaattaaaatattctgtGTCAGAATTTCttctcacaaaataaaaaaaaaagaatactaAAATATCAGGTGTGTGTAACGCTCCAGGTAGTGAGAGGGCAGTTAAGATTCAGACGTGGGCCTCTATTCAAATATGAAGTTCTCCTTGACATTTTCTGCACAGCACTGGCTGCTCATCCTTGTCGCATCTCTCTAAGCAGTAACTGGAAATGCACGACCCAGTGACATTTACAAACTTATCTGCCTCAAGGCGAGAATGTTCTATAATCAAAACACCTCCGAAAGTCCCACCAAAAAGTCGGAGGTCTCTGGCAGCGGGCATCGTGTACACACGCAGATTTGCAGGTAGAACCGTCAAGTTTTTACCTTAAAATGCATATTAGCTGAATTTTTCTGAACACTTAACAGCAGGGGAGGGAGCAGAACAAGTCCTACATTGAAcagctttttattgttttaaaatcagtATGTAGAGCAATAGCTGCCACCAGAGGGAGCCATCTGTTTAAACAAGGTTAGACATACCCAGGGGTCCTGGAAAGCAGCCAGAAATGCTGCGACATTTAGTAGAACAGTAACTGGGTTGGGTCAAGGCAAAGGTGAGCTTCGGTGAAGCAAAATGAATAAagcaaatgtaaacaaaacgtAGGGTGGTGGAAAGGTGATATAGCAATGCAAATGCATATATGAAATAGTTAAACAAtgtgctcaaaaaataaaaaacaaaaaccagatgaaATGCTCTGTATGAAGGAGAAAATACTCCTTTACTTTATTGAAAAAGAGAAATCAGTTTGAAGAAGCCAGGGATGCAATGAACTGAAACATGAGTTGTGCGGATAAGGCTTCTGCATTTTGCAGATCCCTGGATGCAGGAAATTCAAGAAAAGACCAACTGTGCGGCTTCGCTGATGGTTGTGCTTTTATTCAAACAGGTGTGAACTTTAGAAGTCTGGACGATCCTTCTTCAGTTTGCTGTAATCCGTGTTTACTGCAAAGAACTGAGAACAAACACTAATTTTAGCTCAATCACCTTTTTCACAAAAAAGCAATCACGCAGTACTTGTTTATGCTTAGTTTAAATACAACTTCTAGTTTTAGAGAAATACTATTTTTGATCAGGCTTTAGTTTAAGTTTATAGGATTTGGTCAGCATTAACTAGATTATGTACTTTAATTAATCCTGCTGAAAGAGTTATCCTTAGATTTGCAGCACCTCTGGCACATATCCATTGTCTAAACCTTGAATAAAACCATTGACACGCTGTTATTTTAAAGTGTCAGCAGTGTTATGTTGTGGAAAACCCTTATATTTAGTGTGCTTTTATTTACATGACAGACACAGACCTTGTACTGGTAGTTTGGACTCAGTTTGTTCCAAGGCTCTGGGTTGTTCTTGCGATCCCAACTGAGGAACACAACAGGAATTAGTTTACAGAGAAGGCTACAGTAGGTCACagacatgcattttttttttttttttttttttactgtgtcacATCAACAGTGCTTACGAAACATCAGGGTTTCTCAGACCCAGACGGGCCAGGTACAGCAGGGACATGGTTGCCCCTCCACCAATGAAGAAGAAAAGGGGGATCAGCTGTTAGAGAAACAGAAATCTTAGCCGGCTGAAAAGATTAAATATGAAAGAACAGAAACCATATCTCTAATTCCAGTGACACCATGTGATACCACAACAGTAACCTACACAAACAGGAAGGCCATCACTGCTTTGACAACACAGGCCGGAACCTCTGGAATCAAACTTGTTTGGCCTGATTACTCTTAGAATGTATTATAATGTCTTTTGTTAAGGCTGCTTTCCATAAGCCAAAAAATGTACTAAATTACAGTTCCCCATAAACAACAGCACTTAGTTTAAGAGGGTTAAACAActataaaacaaacataaaacaggaCCCACATTAAATAATAGGTGATGAACAGGCCTCAGCAGAACTTGACAAATTGAGGTAGGTAAATTATTTCTAGCGTGCAAGCGCAAGAACATATTAGACGTTACAGGAGTGGAATTGGGAACGACTAATttacaacattttcaaattttcaacCAATGGCTCTTCAAGAATCACCTAAAGATATAAGCTACTATTTATCTCTGTCGAACTGTTATTTTGGTAATTACTATAAATTATTCTAAAGACACTATAAAGTGTACCTAAAGACTTAGTTTGATTCATAGTTCAGAACTGAGTGGCCTAAATATAACAAATCAAAAATCTTCCTCTGGAAATGTACTGATAGTTGACTTAAAAAGAatacacaatgaaataaaaaaaataaagcaaccaCACCAACTGGGATGTTTTCAGACAGCCTTCAGTAATTTTGTTcgacattaaaaacacaatacagCATGGCCTCTTGGACAAAAAGGATGACTAACTAGGAAGGGCTCAAGCTAACTAGGTAGCTGTCAGGAAGGAGCGACTGTTTCAGTACATTGTTGCAGTTTTCATTTTGGCTAACCATTAACTACTCTTTAACATGGTGTCGTCTCGTCTCTTAAAGATCAAAAACTGAAATTCTTGATATTAATGTTTTCTTAACATTTACATGAGCAACTTTAAGAATTTCGAACTACATGGTTTTGGAGTCACAAAACAAGCTTTTACCCGTCATCAAGCACGCTAAGCTAAGTTGGCCACAAAAATTCAAAAAAACATCCCGTTTTATTACAAATCCCCAAAACAATCCAATAGTATCGATAAGATTTCAGTACGTACAGCAGGATGGCTTCTGAGTTGCTTGCGAATTGTGAGAAGCATCTTGACGTCTGAAAAGTCCGCTTTATCTCGGAAAAGCAACGGCTTATGTGAAGAAATGCTAAAACTGTCCTTGCTTTAATCGTTCGTCAGGGCGGAAGAAGGGCAATGAGACATCAGAAGGATGCTTTGAATATTTCCTGACAAATCCTAAccttaaaaataacaatatattttatgtatatTGCCTTCAGTGTTTATCTAACTTTATAGAATAAATTCCAAATAAGttcacattattttattaacacGATTCAGAGCTTTTGTTGAAGCGGATTTTTATACAGGCAAAATTGTGGCCAACCGCCTGTTTTCAACCCAAAACGAAGACACCCTTTATTGATGATGCTTTTCTGCTTACACCGAATAAAAACactacatttaagattagaacaTTACATCAGACGTATGAAAACATTGTTAATACagaatgtgggcttaatgaaaagtatgtttaaaatctgcctaaaagttatttttaaaaggaacttcatcagaacacatattccaatttattgaatatgactgtacataATATTATAACATTATGTACATACATAACTATAAACGAATTATTTATTATGAAACAGctagtttaaataaaacacatagttTTGGTTAATTTAGTccactttctgtgttttattactaaatcAAGGTGCAGCTGTAATTCAGAAGAAAGATCATAACTGATTAAAAACCCACATAATTTAGCAGGTTCAATCAAATTTAGACTTTAAATAAGTCTTATTCATAATTTCTTCTCAACATAAGAATGTTGACAATTCTATACCACTGCCACTATTTATAATGAATTTGATTAACCTGAAATAAAGCTCAACTGTCgtttttcaacctttttttcACCTTTCCATCGTTTGGGTTGAGTGAGGCACTTTGTTGTAGCATTGGTTGTTTTAAAGTGCGTTATAAATAAAGTAGTAGTAGAAGTAGTGGGTTACAAAGGATCACAGGAGTCTTGTTTTATAAAGTATCAGTCTGGAGAAGAGTACAAAAAGTTCCACAACTATATTTATATACCATGGCACAATGTAGACAGTCATCAATTATTGAAGTAAATGTGGGCCAATAGTGACAATATTTAAACTGTATGTTTCtggaaaatcatttaaaatacacaaactgGTTATGGAGGCTGCTTAAAGGCCAGGAGTGAGTAAATTGTGTTCTAcatgagatttaaaaaaaatcatgttttctaCATATGTCTAGGCTAAGGAATAAGGTTGTGAAGCAGAAGCATTTTCTTCCTAAGAAAACTTCTGGGCCAGGTCTCCCAAAACGCTGTAGGAGAATGTGTTATGGGTAGGTTTTAGGCCACAATTACAAAAAGGTACAAAAGCAACACTGAGCATCAACAAAAAATAACCATTCCCAGAGTGAAACGTGGTGGCAGTGCTATATTCAAGAGTTAGCTCTTTTTCTTCAGATGGAACTGAGGTTTTATGAGGGTGGTTgcaattaaaaaactaaattcaacAGAGAATCTGAGAGCTCATCTAAAGAGGGTTGTGAACAACAAATATCCTCACATCTGATAGAGTTGGAGTATTTTTGCAAAGTAGAGTTGCCAAATATTACCAAGTCATAATGTGAGATTCTGACAGAGTTATTGCTTAAATTAAATGAACAGTTGCTTTACCAAAGTTTTAGTTTAAGGTCTGCACATTTACCTAATCAGACTATCGCTCCTtagtttatttggtttttaGTAAGTTGGATTGTGCAGGGTATATGTTGCATTAAATGTGGAAATAAGGTTTTGAAAGGATTTATCATTGTCTAATTTTTTATGTCACAATAACCTGTCATTTTAAGAGAGATGTACAGACTTTTGAGAGCCACTTTTATccattttggattaaaaaaaaaaagccatacattttccatctcaaaataaaacatttaaatgtacaaTAAATGTTTGTATATTGATTTTGCATCATCTTCTGTATACTCCAAACATAATGAAACCACAGGTAAACAAATTACCTGTAATTTAAGGCTAAATGATGAGTTTTACTCCTTCTACAAACTGAACCAGGAATATCTGTTGCTTTCTACTTATGTTGTGTTTATCTGGGAAGTTGGATCTCAGAATTGCTAATTGATGCACTTAGTGCCCAACTACTTTAGCAATAATGCAATGCATATTCTTCATGTTTCTCTGCATGTTgaacttcattaaaaattaaaaggcTGTATAGTATTATGTGAAAGAATGAATAGGCTAAACCTGCAAAGATAGCTAGTTAGACTGCAGCCGTCTTGAAGTTCTGGACTGTATACAAAGCAGCCATCTTGGCATATAAAGTTGGgcagggacgtgcacagatagacgcgaggtggtgctagagcacctgcccttctatcctatggacaaaaaagtgccctcctgaaatcttttttttttatatatatagtgtATAGTGTGGAGCCCaaggtaa is a genomic window of Girardinichthys multiradiatus isolate DD_20200921_A chromosome X, DD_fGirMul_XY1, whole genome shotgun sequence containing:
- the LOC124863526 gene encoding cytochrome c oxidase subunit NDUFA4-like; protein product: MLLTIRKQLRSHPALIPLFFFIGGGATMSLLYLARLGLRNPDVSWDRKNNPEPWNKLSPNYQYKFFAVNTDYSKLKKDRPDF